A single genomic interval of Parvularculales bacterium harbors:
- the tmk gene encoding dTMP kinase codes for MRGRFITLEGGEGAGKTTQALELQKRLARRNIKILQTREPGGCPGGEAIRTFLQGEAARGHVFSPMAEALLMSAARAEHLDQLIRPFIEEGGWVICDRFMDSTLAYQGYARGGDEAAIKALNAQVAGDLVPDLTLFLDVSVEQSMARVDDRKTDKNPFVVYDSKEAAFHESL; via the coding sequence ATGCGTGGCCGGTTTATTACTCTGGAAGGGGGCGAAGGCGCAGGCAAGACAACTCAGGCTCTGGAACTTCAAAAGCGGCTGGCGAGGAGAAATATCAAAATTTTGCAAACCCGCGAGCCGGGAGGGTGTCCGGGTGGTGAGGCCATCCGGACTTTCTTGCAGGGGGAAGCGGCCCGGGGGCATGTTTTTTCACCCATGGCAGAGGCTTTGCTGATGAGTGCCGCCCGTGCAGAGCATCTTGATCAGCTTATAAGGCCGTTTATTGAAGAAGGGGGATGGGTAATCTGTGACCGTTTTATGGATTCCACTCTGGCCTATCAGGGATATGCACGGGGGGGAGATGAGGCCGCCATCAAGGCTCTGAATGCTCAGGTTGCCGGCGATCTGGTTCCCGATCTGACGCTTTTTCTGGATGTTTCCGTTGAACAATCCATGGCGCGGGTGGACGACCGTAAGACAGATAAAAATCCTTTTGTCGTCTATGACAGCAAAGAAGCCGCTTTCCATGAGAGCCT